In one Pseudomonas hydrolytica genomic region, the following are encoded:
- the kdsB gene encoding 3-deoxy-manno-octulosonate cytidylyltransferase — MSAAFTVVIPARYASTRLPGKPLQDIAGKPMVQHVWEQAKKSSASRVVVATDDARIVEACKVFGAEVLLTREDHNSGTDRLAEVATQLGLAADAIVVNVQGDEPLIPPSIIDQVAANLAANPQAGIATLAEPIEDVTALFNPNVVKVVADKSGLALTFSRAPLAWARDAFAKSRDVLPAGVPYRRHIGIYAYRAGFLHDFVAWGPCWLEDTECLEQLRALYNGVRIHVADALEAPAAGVDTAEDLERVRRLLGA, encoded by the coding sequence ATGAGCGCAGCCTTCACCGTCGTCATTCCCGCCCGTTACGCCTCCACCCGCCTGCCCGGCAAACCGCTGCAGGACATCGCCGGCAAGCCCATGGTGCAGCACGTCTGGGAGCAGGCGAAGAAAAGTTCGGCCAGCCGCGTGGTGGTCGCCACCGACGATGCGCGCATCGTCGAGGCCTGCAAGGTCTTCGGCGCCGAGGTGCTGCTGACCCGCGAGGATCATAACTCCGGCACCGACCGTCTCGCCGAAGTGGCCACCCAGCTCGGCCTGGCGGCCGATGCCATCGTGGTCAACGTGCAGGGTGACGAGCCGCTGATTCCCCCATCGATCATCGATCAGGTGGCGGCCAATCTGGCGGCCAACCCGCAGGCCGGTATCGCCACCCTGGCCGAGCCCATCGAAGACGTCACCGCGCTATTCAATCCCAATGTGGTCAAGGTGGTGGCCGACAAGAGCGGTCTGGCCCTGACCTTCAGCCGTGCACCACTGGCCTGGGCGCGCGACGCCTTTGCCAAGAGCCGCGATGTGCTGCCGGCCGGCGTGCCTTATCGCCGCCATATCGGCATCTACGCGTACCGCGCGGGCTTCCTGCATGACTTCGTCGCCTGGGGCCCTTGCTGGCTGGAAGACACCGAGTGCCTGGAGCAGCTGCGTGCGCTGTACAACGGTGTGCGTATCCATGTCGCCGATGCCCTAGAAGCACCGGCCGCCGGTGTCGATACCGCCGAAGACCTGGAGCGGGTGCGCCGCCTGCTGGGGGCCTGA
- a CDS encoding ExbD/TolR family protein, with the protein MKFRRKPRENVEINLASLIDVVFILLLFFVVTTTFTRETQLKVDLPEAASGTPPEQTELKQVEVLIGADGAFSVNGKALLESNLSNLMAALQKESDGDNSLPLIISADGKTPHQAVITAMDAAGKLGFSHLRITTVEAQENP; encoded by the coding sequence GTGAAATTCCGGCGCAAACCGCGGGAGAACGTCGAGATCAACCTGGCCTCGTTGATCGACGTGGTATTCATCCTGCTGCTGTTCTTCGTGGTCACCACCACCTTCACCCGCGAGACTCAGCTCAAGGTCGACCTGCCCGAGGCGGCCAGCGGCACGCCGCCGGAGCAGACCGAGCTCAAGCAGGTGGAGGTGCTGATCGGTGCCGATGGCGCGTTTTCGGTCAACGGCAAGGCGCTGCTGGAGAGCAACCTGAGCAACCTCATGGCTGCCCTGCAGAAGGAGTCCGACGGCGACAACAGCCTGCCGCTGATCATCAGCGCCGACGGCAAGACGCCGCACCAGGCGGTGATCACCGCCATGGACGCCGCCGGCAAGCTGGGCTTCTCGCACCTGCGCATCACCACGGTGGAAGCACAGGAAAATCCTTAA
- a CDS encoding HAD-IA family hydrolase, translated as MPDYQLLIFDWDGTLVDSIGRIVEAMHRAADVAGVPRCTDVAVRGIIGLELGVAIRTLYPELDEPLRIETIRRAYSEQYLALETEPSPLFEGVRESLEAFREQGYGLAVATGKGRNGLQRVLADKGWLDYFDVTRCADETASKPDPRMLHEILAHCGVHPERALMVGDSTFDLLMARNAGMDSVAVGFGAQPLSVLRECSPRLAINDFNELRAWLDGRGAQRSVGVSEHVG; from the coding sequence GTGCCTGACTATCAACTGCTGATCTTCGACTGGGACGGCACGCTGGTGGACTCCATCGGCCGTATCGTCGAGGCCATGCATCGCGCGGCCGATGTGGCGGGCGTGCCGCGCTGCACGGATGTCGCGGTGCGCGGCATCATTGGGCTGGAGCTGGGAGTGGCGATTCGTACGCTGTACCCGGAACTCGATGAACCGCTGCGAATCGAAACCATCCGGCGCGCCTACAGCGAACAGTATCTGGCTCTGGAAACCGAGCCTTCGCCGCTGTTCGAGGGTGTGCGGGAGTCGCTCGAGGCATTTCGCGAGCAGGGCTATGGTCTGGCGGTTGCGACCGGCAAGGGGCGCAACGGGCTGCAGCGGGTGCTGGCGGACAAGGGCTGGCTGGATTATTTCGATGTCACCCGCTGCGCCGACGAGACGGCGAGCAAGCCGGATCCGCGTATGCTGCACGAGATTCTCGCGCATTGCGGTGTGCACCCTGAGCGGGCATTGATGGTGGGCGATTCTACCTTCGATCTGCTGATGGCGCGCAATGCCGGGATGGATTCGGTTGCCGTGGGGTTCGGTGCGCAGCCGCTGTCGGTGTTGCGTGAATGTTCGCCGCGTCTGGCGATCAACGATTTCAATGAGCTGCGCGCCTGGCTGGATGGGCGGGGCGCGCAGCGTTCTGTAGGGGTGAGTGAACATGTCGGATGA
- the rluC gene encoding 23S rRNA pseudouridine(955/2504/2580) synthase RluC, whose product MTTPASPTSGVQLIEVAPDFAGQRIDNFLRTQLKGVPKTLIYRILRKGEVRVNKGRIKPEYKLQAGDIVRVPPLRLAERDEPEPVAQGLLERLEAAIVYEDKALIVLNKPAGIAVHGGSGLNYGVIEAFRQLRPDAKDLELVHRLDRDTSGLLMIAKKRSMLRHLHEALRGDGVDKRYMALVRGHWATAKKQVNAPLQKSNLRSGERMVEVDGEGKEALTLFRVLRRFGDFATLVEAKPVTGRTHQIRVHAKHAGHCIAGDSKYGDDDFTREIRELGGKRLFLHAYELHVPLPEGGVLKLEAPVDEMWAKTLERLSA is encoded by the coding sequence ATGACTACTCCCGCCTCTCCAACCTCCGGCGTCCAGCTGATCGAGGTTGCACCGGATTTCGCCGGCCAACGCATCGACAATTTCCTCAGGACACAGCTCAAGGGCGTGCCCAAGACCCTGATTTACCGCATTCTGCGCAAAGGCGAGGTGCGGGTGAACAAGGGTCGGATCAAGCCCGAGTACAAGCTGCAGGCCGGTGACATCGTGCGCGTGCCGCCGTTGCGCCTGGCCGAGCGCGACGAGCCCGAGCCGGTCGCCCAGGGGCTGCTCGAGCGGCTCGAGGCGGCCATCGTCTACGAAGACAAGGCACTGATCGTGCTGAACAAGCCGGCCGGCATCGCCGTGCACGGCGGCAGCGGCCTGAATTACGGGGTGATCGAGGCCTTCCGTCAGTTGCGTCCCGATGCCAAGGATCTGGAGCTGGTGCACCGCCTGGATCGCGACACGTCCGGCCTTTTGATGATCGCCAAGAAGCGCAGCATGCTGCGTCACCTGCACGAGGCATTGCGCGGCGACGGCGTGGACAAACGCTACATGGCGCTGGTTCGCGGCCACTGGGCGACCGCCAAGAAGCAGGTCAACGCGCCGCTGCAGAAGAGTAACCTGCGCTCCGGCGAGCGCATGGTCGAGGTTGACGGCGAGGGCAAGGAGGCGCTGACGCTGTTTCGCGTGCTGCGCCGCTTCGGCGACTTCGCCACGCTGGTCGAGGCCAAGCCGGTGACCGGTCGCACCCATCAGATTCGTGTGCACGCCAAGCATGCCGGGCACTGCATCGCCGGCGACTCCAAGTACGGCGATGACGACTTTACCCGCGAGATTCGCGAGCTGGGCGGCAAGCGCCTGTTCCTGCACGCCTACGAGTTGCATGTGCCGCTGCCTGAGGGCGGCGTGCTGAAGCTCGAGGCGCCGGTGGACGAGATGTGGGCCAAGACCCTGGAGCGGCTGAGTGCCTGA
- the lpxK gene encoding tetraacyldisaccharide 4'-kinase has translation MSAADRLLEAWYRGHPALALLHPLEWLYRRVVQGKRARFLAGEGDIYRAPVPVLVVGNITVGGTGKTPLILFLIQHCRARGLKVGVVSRGYGATPPSLPWRVRADQSAAQAGDEPLLIVQRTGVPLMIDPDRSRAVRALLAEEPLDLILCDDGLQHYRLARDLELVLIDAARGLGNRRCLPAGPLREPAERLAEVDAVLFNGADTDSAEGYAFRLQPSALVNLASGERLGLEHFPPGQAVHAVAGIGNPQRFFNTLEALNWRPVPHPFADHAQYDAAQLSFEPPLPLLMTEKDAVKCRAFAAADWWYLAVDAVPTPAFVDWLDKELARLIPGS, from the coding sequence GTGAGCGCCGCCGATCGCCTGCTCGAGGCCTGGTACCGCGGCCACCCGGCGCTGGCGCTGCTGCACCCGCTGGAGTGGCTGTACCGCCGCGTGGTGCAGGGCAAGCGCGCGCGTTTTCTCGCCGGCGAGGGCGACATCTACAGGGCGCCGGTACCGGTACTGGTGGTGGGCAACATCACCGTCGGCGGCACCGGCAAGACGCCGCTGATCCTCTTTCTGATCCAGCACTGCCGCGCTCGTGGCCTCAAGGTCGGCGTGGTCAGCCGCGGCTATGGCGCCACGCCGCCGAGCCTGCCGTGGCGCGTGCGTGCCGATCAATCGGCCGCACAGGCCGGTGACGAGCCGCTGCTGATCGTCCAGCGGACGGGCGTGCCCCTGATGATCGACCCGGACCGCAGCCGCGCCGTGCGCGCACTGCTGGCCGAAGAACCACTGGACCTGATCCTCTGCGACGATGGCCTGCAGCACTACCGTTTGGCGCGCGATCTGGAGCTGGTGCTGATCGACGCCGCCCGCGGCCTGGGCAATCGCCGCTGCCTGCCGGCCGGGCCGCTGCGCGAGCCGGCCGAGCGTCTGGCTGAGGTGGACGCCGTGCTGTTCAACGGCGCCGACACCGATAGTGCCGAGGGTTACGCCTTTCGCCTGCAACCGTCCGCGTTGGTCAACCTGGCCAGTGGCGAGCGTCTCGGCCTCGAGCACTTCCCGCCCGGCCAGGCCGTGCATGCGGTGGCCGGCATCGGCAACCCGCAGCGTTTCTTCAATACCCTCGAAGCGCTAAACTGGCGGCCGGTTCCGCACCCCTTTGCCGACCATGCCCAGTACGATGCCGCCCAGCTCAGCTTCGAGCCGCCGCTGCCCCTGCTGATGACGGAAAAGGATGCGGTGAAATGCCGGGCCTTCGCCGCCGCCGACTGGTGGTACCTGGCCGTCGATGCCGTGCCCACGCCGGCTTTCGTCGACTGGCTGGACAAGGAGCTGGCCCGCCTCATACCGGGGTCCTGA
- a CDS encoding low molecular weight protein-tyrosine-phosphatase yields MKVLFVCLGNICRSPTAEGVFRHKLRAAGLDDRVQVDSAGTGDWHVGKAPDSRTRQAALRRGYDLSAQRARQVEAADFQRFDLILAMDQSNLRNLKALRPADARADLDLYLRRYELALDEVPDPYYGGEEGFEQVLDLIEQASDALLNEIKGRL; encoded by the coding sequence ATGAAGGTCCTGTTCGTTTGTCTGGGCAACATCTGCCGTTCGCCCACGGCTGAAGGCGTTTTCCGTCACAAGCTGCGTGCGGCAGGGCTGGACGACCGGGTGCAGGTGGATTCCGCCGGCACCGGCGACTGGCATGTCGGCAAGGCGCCGGACAGTCGCACGCGCCAGGCGGCGCTGCGCCGTGGCTATGATCTGTCCGCGCAGCGCGCGCGCCAGGTCGAGGCCGCCGATTTCCAGCGCTTCGACCTGATCCTGGCCATGGATCAGAGCAATTTGCGCAACCTCAAGGCGCTGCGCCCGGCCGATGCCCGCGCCGATCTGGATCTGTACCTGCGCCGTTATGAACTAGCGCTGGATGAGGTGCCCGACCCGTACTACGGCGGCGAGGAAGGCTTCGAGCAGGTGCTGGACCTGATCGAGCAGGCCAGCGACGCCCTGCTCAACGAGATCAAGGGGCGCCTGTGA
- the murB gene encoding UDP-N-acetylmuramate dehydrogenase, with amino-acid sequence MSLNLQSDVSLKAFNSFGVDVHAKCFAEAHNDDDVREALSLAEQQGLPLLVIGGGSNLLLTRDVEALVLRMASRGIRIVEEDGEQVLVEAEAGEPWHPFVQWSLAQGLNGLENLSLIPGTVGAAPMQNIGAYGVEIKDLFAGLTALDRHTGELRDFALEECAFAYRDSLFKREAGRWLILRVRFRLSRLASLRLDYGPVRQRLAEMGVEAPTASDVSQAICAIRSEKLPNPAELGNAGSFFKNPVVSFELAERIRAEHADLVSYPAGDGLVKLAAGWLIERAGWKGAREGDAGVHRLQALVLVNYGQATGAQLLQLAQRIQSDILQRFGVALEIEPNVL; translated from the coding sequence GTGAGCCTGAATCTGCAGAGCGACGTTTCGCTCAAGGCCTTCAACAGCTTTGGCGTCGATGTACACGCAAAGTGTTTCGCTGAAGCCCACAACGATGACGATGTGCGCGAGGCGCTGAGCCTGGCCGAGCAGCAGGGCTTGCCGCTGCTGGTGATCGGCGGTGGCAGCAACCTGCTGCTGACCCGCGATGTCGAGGCGCTGGTGCTGCGCATGGCCAGTCGCGGCATTCGCATTGTCGAAGAGGATGGCGAGCAGGTGCTGGTGGAGGCCGAAGCCGGCGAGCCCTGGCATCCGTTCGTGCAGTGGAGCCTGGCGCAGGGCCTGAACGGCCTGGAAAACCTCAGCCTGATTCCCGGCACCGTCGGCGCGGCGCCGATGCAGAACATCGGCGCCTACGGTGTGGAGATCAAGGATCTGTTCGCCGGCCTGACTGCGCTGGATCGGCATACCGGCGAGCTGCGCGATTTTGCTCTGGAGGAATGCGCCTTCGCCTATCGCGACAGCCTGTTCAAGCGCGAAGCCGGGCGCTGGCTGATCCTGCGCGTGCGCTTTCGCTTGAGTCGCCTGGCTTCGCTGCGCCTGGACTACGGCCCGGTGCGCCAGCGTCTCGCCGAGATGGGCGTGGAGGCGCCGACCGCCAGCGACGTCAGCCAGGCCATCTGCGCCATTCGCAGCGAAAAGCTGCCCAATCCCGCCGAGCTGGGCAATGCCGGCAGTTTCTTCAAGAACCCGGTGGTGTCGTTCGAGCTGGCCGAGCGCATCCGTGCCGAGCATGCCGATCTGGTCAGCTATCCGGCGGGTGATGGTCTGGTCAAGCTGGCCGCCGGCTGGCTGATCGAGCGGGCAGGGTGGAAGGGGGCGCGCGAGGGTGATGCCGGCGTGCACCGCCTGCAGGCGCTGGTGCTGGTCAACTACGGCCAAGCGACGGGGGCGCAGTTGCTGCAGCTGGCGCAGCGCATCCAGAGCGATATCCTGCAGCGTTTTGGCGTAGCGCTGGAAATCGAACCCAACGTACTTTGA
- a CDS encoding MotA/TolQ/ExbB proton channel family protein — translation MWELVKAGGWMMLPIILCSIAAAGIVAERLWTLRPARVTPANLLAQVWRWIKDKKLNNQKLKELREHSPLGQILAAGLANSKHGREIMKECIEEAAARVIHELERYLNALGTIAGIAPLLGLLGTVLGMIEIFSSFMGSGMANAPMLAGGISKALITTAAGLMVAIPALFFHRYLQRRVDELVVGMEQEAIKLVEMVQGDRDVDLGEGKA, via the coding sequence GTGTGGGAACTGGTCAAAGCTGGCGGCTGGATGATGCTGCCGATCATTCTCTGTTCCATCGCTGCTGCCGGCATCGTCGCCGAGCGCCTGTGGACCCTGCGGCCCGCCCGCGTCACCCCGGCCAATCTGCTGGCCCAGGTGTGGCGCTGGATCAAGGACAAGAAACTCAACAACCAGAAGCTCAAGGAGCTGCGCGAGCATTCGCCGCTGGGGCAGATTCTCGCCGCCGGCCTGGCCAACTCCAAGCATGGTCGCGAGATCATGAAGGAGTGCATCGAGGAGGCCGCCGCGCGCGTCATCCATGAGCTGGAACGCTACCTCAATGCCCTCGGCACCATCGCCGGTATCGCCCCGCTGCTCGGCCTGCTCGGCACCGTGCTGGGCATGATCGAGATCTTCAGCTCCTTCATGGGCTCGGGCATGGCCAACGCGCCAATGCTCGCCGGCGGTATCTCCAAGGCTCTGATCACCACCGCGGCCGGTCTGATGGTGGCGATCCCGGCGCTGTTCTTCCATCGCTACCTGCAGCGCCGTGTCGACGAGCTGGTGGTGGGCATGGAGCAGGAAGCGATCAAGCTGGTGGAAATGGTCCAGGGTGATCGCGACGTCGACCTGGGCGAGGGCAAGGCGTGA
- the rne gene encoding ribonuclease E, translating into MKRMLINATQPEELRVALVDGQKLYDLDIESGAREQKKANIYKGRITRVEPSLEAAFVDFGSERHGFLPLKEISREYFSKAPEGGRINIKDVLKEGQEVIVQVEKEERGNKGAALTTFISLAGRYLVLMPNNPRAGGISRRIEGEERNELREALNGLNAPADMGLIVRTAGLGRSSEEMQWDLDYLLQLWSAIKEASTSRPAPFLIYQESNVIIRAIRDYLRQDIGEVLVDSVEAQEEALSFIQQVMPQYASKIKLYEDSVPLFNRFQIESQIETAFQREVKLPSGGSIVIDPTEALVSIDINSARATKGSDIEETALQTNLEAAEEIARQLRLRDIGGLIVIDFIDMTPAKNQRAVEEKVREALEADRARVQVGRISRFGLLEMSRQRLRPSLGETSGIVCPRCNGQGIIRDVESLSLAILRLIEEEALKDRTAEVRAQVPIPVAAFLLNEKRNSITKIELRTRARIVILPNDHLETPHFEVQRLRDDSPEALSGQTSYEIAATAENEEAAAHPAAATRTLVRQEAAIKAAPRSSAPVAAEPQPAPLTPTKAPEPSLFKGLVKSLVSLFAGKEEEAQPAVTEKKNNERPPREERRNGRQQSRNRGGRRDDERKPREERAPREERQAREPREERQPREERAPREERAPREPREGQENRRERKPREERAPREERVRELREPLDAAGNEQREERTERQPRAERQERQRPPREERQPRAEQAEALQDEALPNEEQLQDDEQDNNDGERPRRRSRGQRRRSNRRERQRDADGNLIESAENSEAAGNDAQAVTPVAVATAAAVIAESVDSSENVASEAPVSEAPAVEAPSVQVEEAPAAQPVEAQAEAAVSEVVEAAPITEKAVEAEPAAVETPAAVEALVTEPVAQAEPTVEVAQEPAPAPVEQAPAAAAVPANATGRAPNDPREVRRRQREAERLAREAAEAAAAAPAVEAAPAVEASAPAEAEAAVVETAPVAEPVTEAQADPIASEQEAGEAVEPAQPEAEPQDDKEEVKPQV; encoded by the coding sequence ATGAAAAGAATGCTAATTAACGCGACTCAGCCTGAAGAGTTGCGTGTTGCCCTGGTAGATGGCCAAAAACTCTACGATCTGGACATCGAGTCCGGCGCCCGCGAACAGAAGAAGGCCAATATCTACAAAGGCCGCATCACCCGCGTAGAACCCAGCCTCGAAGCCGCCTTCGTCGACTTCGGCTCAGAACGCCACGGCTTCCTCCCCCTCAAAGAAATCTCCCGCGAATACTTCTCCAAAGCCCCTGAAGGCGGCCGCATCAATATCAAGGACGTGCTCAAGGAAGGCCAGGAAGTCATCGTCCAGGTCGAGAAGGAAGAGCGCGGCAACAAGGGCGCAGCCCTGACCACCTTTATCAGCCTGGCCGGCCGTTACCTGGTGCTGATGCCGAACAACCCGCGTGCCGGTGGCATCTCCCGCCGCATCGAAGGCGAAGAGCGCAACGAACTGCGCGAGGCGCTGAACGGCCTCAACGCTCCGGCCGACATGGGCCTGATCGTGCGCACCGCAGGCCTGGGCCGCTCCAGCGAAGAAATGCAGTGGGACCTTGACTACCTGCTGCAGCTGTGGAGCGCGATCAAGGAAGCCTCCACCAGCCGCCCTGCCCCGTTCCTGATCTACCAGGAATCCAACGTCATCATCCGCGCCATCCGCGACTACCTGCGCCAGGACATCGGCGAAGTGCTGGTCGACAGTGTCGAAGCCCAGGAAGAAGCCCTGAGCTTCATCCAGCAGGTGATGCCGCAGTACGCCAGCAAGATCAAGCTGTACGAAGACAGCGTGCCGCTGTTCAACCGTTTCCAGATCGAAAGCCAGATCGAAACCGCCTTCCAGCGTGAAGTGAAGCTGCCGTCCGGCGGCTCCATCGTCATCGACCCGACCGAAGCCCTGGTTTCCATCGATATCAACTCGGCGCGCGCCACCAAGGGCAGCGACATCGAGGAAACCGCCCTGCAGACCAACCTGGAAGCGGCCGAGGAAATCGCCCGCCAGCTGCGCCTGCGCGACATCGGCGGCCTGATCGTCATCGACTTCATCGACATGACCCCGGCCAAGAACCAGCGCGCCGTCGAAGAGAAGGTGCGTGAAGCCCTGGAAGCCGACCGCGCCCGCGTGCAGGTCGGCCGCATCTCGCGCTTCGGCCTGCTGGAAATGTCCCGTCAGCGCCTGCGCCCGTCCCTGGGCGAGACCAGCGGCATCGTCTGCCCGCGCTGCAACGGCCAAGGCATCATCCGTGACGTCGAATCCCTGTCGCTGGCCATCCTGCGCCTGATCGAAGAAGAAGCGCTGAAGGATCGCACCGCCGAAGTCCGCGCCCAGGTGCCGATCCCGGTCGCCGCCTTCCTGCTCAACGAGAAGCGCAACTCGATCACCAAGATCGAACTGCGTACCCGTGCGCGCATCGTGATCCTGCCCAACGATCACCTGGAAACCCCGCATTTCGAAGTGCAGCGTCTGCGTGACGACAGCCCGGAAGCCCTGAGCGGCCAGACCAGCTACGAAATCGCCGCCACCGCGGAAAACGAAGAAGCTGCCGCTCATCCGGCCGCCGCCACGCGCACCCTGGTTCGCCAGGAAGCCGCGATCAAGGCTGCGCCGCGCAGCAGCGCTCCGGTCGCCGCAGAGCCGCAACCGGCTCCGCTGACTCCGACCAAGGCACCTGAGCCGAGCCTGTTCAAGGGCCTGGTGAAGTCCCTGGTCAGCCTCTTCGCCGGCAAGGAAGAAGAAGCCCAGCCTGCGGTCACCGAGAAGAAGAACAACGAGCGTCCGCCGCGCGAAGAGCGCCGCAACGGTCGTCAGCAGAGCCGTAACCGTGGCGGTCGCCGCGATGACGAGCGCAAGCCCCGCGAAGAACGCGCCCCGCGTGAAGAGCGTCAGGCCCGTGAGCCGCGTGAAGAGCGCCAACCGCGCGAAGAGCGTGCTCCGCGTGAAGAACGCGCCCCACGCGAGCCGCGCGAAGGCCAGGAAAACCGTCGCGAGCGCAAACCGCGCGAAGAGCGTGCCCCGCGTGAAGAGCGCGTACGTGAACTGCGCGAGCCGCTGGATGCTGCTGGCAACGAGCAACGCGAAGAGCGTACCGAGCGTCAGCCGCGTGCCGAGCGCCAGGAACGTCAGCGTCCGCCGCGCGAAGAGCGCCAGCCGCGTGCCGAGCAGGCCGAGGCCCTACAGGACGAAGCGCTGCCGAACGAAGAGCAGCTGCAGGATGACGAGCAGGACAACAATGACGGTGAGCGCCCGCGCCGCCGCTCCCGTGGTCAGCGTCGTCGCAGCAACCGCCGTGAGCGTCAGCGTGATGCCGATGGCAACCTGATCGAGAGCGCCGAGAACAGCGAAGCTGCCGGTAACGACGCTCAGGCCGTCACCCCGGTTGCCGTGGCTACTGCCGCCGCCGTGATTGCAGAAAGCGTCGACAGCAGCGAGAACGTCGCCAGCGAGGCTCCGGTCAGCGAAGCCCCGGCCGTCGAAGCACCGTCTGTTCAGGTTGAAGAAGCCCCTGCTGCTCAACCGGTCGAGGCGCAAGCCGAGGCTGCTGTGAGTGAAGTGGTCGAAGCCGCTCCGATCACAGAGAAAGCAGTTGAGGCAGAACCGGCCGCAGTCGAAACCCCTGCTGCCGTTGAAGCGCTAGTTACCGAACCGGTCGCTCAAGCTGAGCCGACTGTCGAAGTTGCCCAGGAGCCTGCTCCGGCACCGGTCGAGCAAGCACCTGCTGCCGCAGCGGTTCCGGCCAATGCCACTGGCCGCGCCCCGAACGACCCGCGCGAAGTGCGTCGTCGTCAGCGTGAAGCCGAGCGCCTGGCGCGCGAAGCAGCCGAAGCGGCTGCCGCTGCTCCGGCTGTCGAAGCCGCTCCTGCCGTGGAAGCAAGCGCCCCGGCAGAAGCCGAAGCCGCCGTGGTCGAAACAGCGCCTGTAGCCGAGCCGGTCACTGAAGCGCAAGCTGATCCGATCGCCAGCGAGCAAGAGGCGGGCGAAGCGGTAGAGCCGGCGCAGCCTGAGGCTGAGCCGCAAGACGACAAGGAAGAGGTCAAACCTCAGGTTTGA
- a CDS encoding Trm112 family protein: MDLKLLDILACPICKGPLQLSEDKTELISRGAGVAYPIRDGIPVMLESEARTLTTDERLDK, translated from the coding sequence ATGGACCTTAAACTGCTCGACATTCTCGCCTGCCCGATCTGCAAGGGCCCGCTGCAGCTCTCCGAAGACAAGACCGAACTGATCAGCAGGGGTGCCGGTGTGGCCTATCCGATTCGCGATGGCATCCCGGTGATGCTGGAAAGCGAAGCGCGCACTTTGACCACCGACGAGCGTCTGGACAAGTAA